The following are encoded in a window of Oncorhynchus masou masou isolate Uvic2021 chromosome 17, UVic_Omas_1.1, whole genome shotgun sequence genomic DNA:
- the rwdd3 gene encoding RWD domain-containing protein 3 isoform X4 yields the protein MSELALDEMSVLSAIYCEKDEFELLEKSEKGLVFRIQMEVEAATSERTLLSLLFQLPTEYPHCVPKISVSSKQLSRKQCQHIKQSLLEKASALEPDPMVHELLLWLQQNFTELTLNDQSLVEVQEEGGEEETWIALFLIDHMRSKTKYIKAIEKWSSDLGLTGRLFLGKLILVLLQGTRRSIKEYIHLQRTVKVDVDSSGKRCKEKMMRILCETQVSDLKRISSFEIKEFLSLEELQREFEQVGLMKLYQEFVATLP from the exons ATGTCTGAGCTGGCATTGGATGAAATGTCCGTTTTATCAGCAATTTACTGTGAAAAGGACGAATTTGAGCTACTTGAGAAATCAG AAAAGGGACTTGTATTCCGCATCCAGATGGAGGTGGAAGCAGCCACCAGTGAGAGAACTCTTTTGAGTCTCCTCTTCCAACTGCCGACAGAGTACCCCCACTGTGTCCCAAAAATAAGTGTCAGCTCTAAACAGCTCTCCAGGAAACAATGCCAACACATCAAGCAGAGTCTGCTGGAAAAGGCCTCCGCACTGGAGCCAGACCCCATGGTTCATGAACTACTGCTGTGGCTCCAACAGAACTTCACTGAACTTACTTTAAATGACCAGTCCCTGGTGGAGGTGCAAGAGGAGGGTGGTGAGGAGGAGACGTGGATAGCTCTTTTTCTAATAGACCATATGAGGtccaaaacaaaatatataaagGCAATTGAAAAGTGGAGCTCGGATTTGGGGCTCACCGGAAGGCTGTTCTTGGGGAAGTTGATACTGGTCCTTCTTCAAGGCACAAGGAGGAGTATCAAG GAATACATCCATCTCCAGAGAACTGTGAAAGTAGATGTGGATTCATCAGGAAAGAGATGCAAAGAGAAGATGATGAGAATTCTTTGTGAAACCCAAGTCTCAGACCTCAAACG GATCTCATCTTTTGAAATCAAAGAGTTTTTGTCCCTTGAGGAGCTGCAAAGGGAGTTTGAGCAAGTTGGACTAATGAAACTGTACCAGGAGTTTGTGGCCACATTGCCGTAG
- the rwdd3 gene encoding RWD domain-containing protein 3 isoform X3 — translation MSELALDEMSVLSAIYCEKDEFELLEKSAEKGLVFRIQMEVEAATSERTLLSLLFQLPTEYPHCVPKISVSSKQLSRKQCQHIKQSLLEKASALEPDPMVHELLLWLQQNFTELTLNDQSLVEVQEEGGEEETWIALFLIDHMRSKTKYIKAIEKWSSDLGLTGRLFLGKLILVLLQGTRRSIKEYIHLQRTVKVDVDSSGKRCKEKMMRILCETQVSDLKRISSFEIKEFLSLEELQREFEQVGLMKLYQEFVATLP, via the exons ATGTCTGAGCTGGCATTGGATGAAATGTCCGTTTTATCAGCAATTTACTGTGAAAAGGACGAATTTGAGCTACTTGAGAAATCAG CAGAAAAGGGACTTGTATTCCGCATCCAGATGGAGGTGGAAGCAGCCACCAGTGAGAGAACTCTTTTGAGTCTCCTCTTCCAACTGCCGACAGAGTACCCCCACTGTGTCCCAAAAATAAGTGTCAGCTCTAAACAGCTCTCCAGGAAACAATGCCAACACATCAAGCAGAGTCTGCTGGAAAAGGCCTCCGCACTGGAGCCAGACCCCATGGTTCATGAACTACTGCTGTGGCTCCAACAGAACTTCACTGAACTTACTTTAAATGACCAGTCCCTGGTGGAGGTGCAAGAGGAGGGTGGTGAGGAGGAGACGTGGATAGCTCTTTTTCTAATAGACCATATGAGGtccaaaacaaaatatataaagGCAATTGAAAAGTGGAGCTCGGATTTGGGGCTCACCGGAAGGCTGTTCTTGGGGAAGTTGATACTGGTCCTTCTTCAAGGCACAAGGAGGAGTATCAAG GAATACATCCATCTCCAGAGAACTGTGAAAGTAGATGTGGATTCATCAGGAAAGAGATGCAAAGAGAAGATGATGAGAATTCTTTGTGAAACCCAAGTCTCAGACCTCAAACG GATCTCATCTTTTGAAATCAAAGAGTTTTTGTCCCTTGAGGAGCTGCAAAGGGAGTTTGAGCAAGTTGGACTAATGAAACTGTACCAGGAGTTTGTGGCCACATTGCCGTAG
- the rwdd3 gene encoding RWD domain-containing protein 3 isoform X5: protein MEVEAATSERTLLSLLFQLPTEYPHCVPKISVSSKQLSRKQCQHIKQSLLEKASALEPDPMVHELLLWLQQNFTELTLNDQSLVEVQEEGGEEETWIALFLIDHMRSKTKYIKAIEKWSSDLGLTGRLFLGKLILVLLQGTRRSIKEYIHLQRTVKVDVDSSGKRCKEKMMRILCETQVSDLKRISSFEIKEFLSLEELQREFEQVGLMKLYQEFVATLP, encoded by the exons ATGGAGGTGGAAGCAGCCACCAGTGAGAGAACTCTTTTGAGTCTCCTCTTCCAACTGCCGACAGAGTACCCCCACTGTGTCCCAAAAATAAGTGTCAGCTCTAAACAGCTCTCCAGGAAACAATGCCAACACATCAAGCAGAGTCTGCTGGAAAAGGCCTCCGCACTGGAGCCAGACCCCATGGTTCATGAACTACTGCTGTGGCTCCAACAGAACTTCACTGAACTTACTTTAAATGACCAGTCCCTGGTGGAGGTGCAAGAGGAGGGTGGTGAGGAGGAGACGTGGATAGCTCTTTTTCTAATAGACCATATGAGGtccaaaacaaaatatataaagGCAATTGAAAAGTGGAGCTCGGATTTGGGGCTCACCGGAAGGCTGTTCTTGGGGAAGTTGATACTGGTCCTTCTTCAAGGCACAAGGAGGAGTATCAAG GAATACATCCATCTCCAGAGAACTGTGAAAGTAGATGTGGATTCATCAGGAAAGAGATGCAAAGAGAAGATGATGAGAATTCTTTGTGAAACCCAAGTCTCAGACCTCAAACG GATCTCATCTTTTGAAATCAAAGAGTTTTTGTCCCTTGAGGAGCTGCAAAGGGAGTTTGAGCAAGTTGGACTAATGAAACTGTACCAGGAGTTTGTGGCCACATTGCCGTAG
- the rwdd3 gene encoding RWD domain-containing protein 3 isoform X2, which produces MKCPFYQQFTVKRTNLSYLRNQNRYARDHRLDSDVEPRTSLQIICRLQIHEKGLVFRIQMEVEAATSERTLLSLLFQLPTEYPHCVPKISVSSKQLSRKQCQHIKQSLLEKASALEPDPMVHELLLWLQQNFTELTLNDQSLVEVQEEGGEEETWIALFLIDHMRSKTKYIKAIEKWSSDLGLTGRLFLGKLILVLLQGTRRSIKEYIHLQRTVKVDVDSSGKRCKEKMMRILCETQVSDLKRISSFEIKEFLSLEELQREFEQVGLMKLYQEFVATLP; this is translated from the exons ATGAAATGTCCGTTTTATCAGCAATTTACTGTGAAAAGGACGAATTTGAGCTACTTGAGAAATCAG AATCGCTATGCCAGGGATCATCGACTAGATTCAGACGTCGAGCCCAGAACATcgttacaaataatttgtaggcTACAAATTCACG AAAAGGGACTTGTATTCCGCATCCAGATGGAGGTGGAAGCAGCCACCAGTGAGAGAACTCTTTTGAGTCTCCTCTTCCAACTGCCGACAGAGTACCCCCACTGTGTCCCAAAAATAAGTGTCAGCTCTAAACAGCTCTCCAGGAAACAATGCCAACACATCAAGCAGAGTCTGCTGGAAAAGGCCTCCGCACTGGAGCCAGACCCCATGGTTCATGAACTACTGCTGTGGCTCCAACAGAACTTCACTGAACTTACTTTAAATGACCAGTCCCTGGTGGAGGTGCAAGAGGAGGGTGGTGAGGAGGAGACGTGGATAGCTCTTTTTCTAATAGACCATATGAGGtccaaaacaaaatatataaagGCAATTGAAAAGTGGAGCTCGGATTTGGGGCTCACCGGAAGGCTGTTCTTGGGGAAGTTGATACTGGTCCTTCTTCAAGGCACAAGGAGGAGTATCAAG GAATACATCCATCTCCAGAGAACTGTGAAAGTAGATGTGGATTCATCAGGAAAGAGATGCAAAGAGAAGATGATGAGAATTCTTTGTGAAACCCAAGTCTCAGACCTCAAACG GATCTCATCTTTTGAAATCAAAGAGTTTTTGTCCCTTGAGGAGCTGCAAAGGGAGTTTGAGCAAGTTGGACTAATGAAACTGTACCAGGAGTTTGTGGCCACATTGCCGTAG
- the rwdd3 gene encoding RWD domain-containing protein 3 isoform X1 gives MKCPFYQQFTVKRTNLSYLRNQNRYARDHRLDSDVEPRTSLQIICRLQIHAEKGLVFRIQMEVEAATSERTLLSLLFQLPTEYPHCVPKISVSSKQLSRKQCQHIKQSLLEKASALEPDPMVHELLLWLQQNFTELTLNDQSLVEVQEEGGEEETWIALFLIDHMRSKTKYIKAIEKWSSDLGLTGRLFLGKLILVLLQGTRRSIKEYIHLQRTVKVDVDSSGKRCKEKMMRILCETQVSDLKRISSFEIKEFLSLEELQREFEQVGLMKLYQEFVATLP, from the exons ATGAAATGTCCGTTTTATCAGCAATTTACTGTGAAAAGGACGAATTTGAGCTACTTGAGAAATCAG AATCGCTATGCCAGGGATCATCGACTAGATTCAGACGTCGAGCCCAGAACATcgttacaaataatttgtaggcTACAAATTCACG CAGAAAAGGGACTTGTATTCCGCATCCAGATGGAGGTGGAAGCAGCCACCAGTGAGAGAACTCTTTTGAGTCTCCTCTTCCAACTGCCGACAGAGTACCCCCACTGTGTCCCAAAAATAAGTGTCAGCTCTAAACAGCTCTCCAGGAAACAATGCCAACACATCAAGCAGAGTCTGCTGGAAAAGGCCTCCGCACTGGAGCCAGACCCCATGGTTCATGAACTACTGCTGTGGCTCCAACAGAACTTCACTGAACTTACTTTAAATGACCAGTCCCTGGTGGAGGTGCAAGAGGAGGGTGGTGAGGAGGAGACGTGGATAGCTCTTTTTCTAATAGACCATATGAGGtccaaaacaaaatatataaagGCAATTGAAAAGTGGAGCTCGGATTTGGGGCTCACCGGAAGGCTGTTCTTGGGGAAGTTGATACTGGTCCTTCTTCAAGGCACAAGGAGGAGTATCAAG GAATACATCCATCTCCAGAGAACTGTGAAAGTAGATGTGGATTCATCAGGAAAGAGATGCAAAGAGAAGATGATGAGAATTCTTTGTGAAACCCAAGTCTCAGACCTCAAACG GATCTCATCTTTTGAAATCAAAGAGTTTTTGTCCCTTGAGGAGCTGCAAAGGGAGTTTGAGCAAGTTGGACTAATGAAACTGTACCAGGAGTTTGTGGCCACATTGCCGTAG
- the LOC135558581 gene encoding holocytochrome c-type synthase-like isoform X1 → MGVLRLRYQAADMVQSACKVWGVDLSSDLSGRMDPMSGSTVKAEGFVVAHPYAGSPPQGCPMQKETKPSAPLPPPECPMHKASTPAQVESTAPPSAPASDQAGPTHQDRAYEFVECPMKAANREKFVSDIDIANMMPPPNQQPAPGQPFDLSVNREESQIPRGGTDQNWVYPSEQMFWNAMLRKGWHWKDEDLGQKDMTNIIKIHNQNNDQAWQEILKWEQFHKKECPCGPSLLRFGGKAKEFTPRARFRHWMGYGLPFDRHDWIVDRCGKEVRYVIDYYDGGEINKQNFTILDVRPAFDSLSAVWDRMRVAWWRWTSS, encoded by the exons ATGGGAGTCCTACGGCTACGGTATCAGGCAGCTGATATGGTCCAGAGTGCATGCAAG GTCTGGGGTGTCGACCTATCCAGTGACTTGTCAGGCAGAATGGATCCCATGTCTGGTTCAACAGTTAAAGCAGAGGGCTTTGTGGTCGCTCACCCCTATGCTGGCTCACCACCCCAGGGATGCCCCATGCAAAAGGAGACCAAACCAA GTGCACCATTACCACCACCAGAGTGTCCCATGCACAAGGCATCTACCCCGGCCCAGGTTGAGAGCACGGCCCCCCCTTCAGCCCCAGCTTCAGACCAGGCAGGGCCAACACATCAGGATCGGGCATACGAGTTTGTGGAGTGCCCCATGAAAGCAGCCAACAGAGAGAAATTTGTGTCTGACATCGATATAGCAAACATG ATGCCGCCACCCAATCAGCAGCCTGCCCCAGGTCAGCCGTTTGATCTGTCAGTGAACAGAGAGGAGTCCCAGATCCCCCGGGGTGGTACAGATCAGAACTGGGTCTACCCCTCGGAACAGATGTTCTGGAATGCCATGCTGAGGAAAGG ATGGCACTGGAAGGATGAAGATCTTGGTCAAAAAGACATGACAAACATCATCAAGATTCACAACCAGAACAATGACCAGGCATGGCAGGAGATTCTCAAATGGGAACAATTCCATAAGAA GGAATGTCCATGCGGACCCTCCCTGTTACGGTTTGGAGGCAAAGCAAAAGAATTCACTCCTAGAGCCAGATTTCGCCACTGGATGGG GTATGGCTTACCGTTTGACAGGCACGACTGGATCGTAGACCGCTGTGGAAAGGAGGTGCGCTATGTGATTGACTATTACGACGGCGGTGAGATAAATAAGCAGAACTTTACCATCCTGGACGTGCGTCCTGCCTTTGACTCCCTCAGCGCCGTGTGGGACCGTATGAGAGTGGCCTGGTGGCGCTGGACCTCCTCTTAA
- the LOC135558581 gene encoding holocytochrome c-type synthase-like isoform X2, whose protein sequence is MDPMSGSTVKAEGFVVAHPYAGSPPQGCPMQKETKPSAPLPPPECPMHKASTPAQVESTAPPSAPASDQAGPTHQDRAYEFVECPMKAANREKFVSDIDIANMMPPPNQQPAPGQPFDLSVNREESQIPRGGTDQNWVYPSEQMFWNAMLRKGWHWKDEDLGQKDMTNIIKIHNQNNDQAWQEILKWEQFHKKECPCGPSLLRFGGKAKEFTPRARFRHWMGYGLPFDRHDWIVDRCGKEVRYVIDYYDGGEINKQNFTILDVRPAFDSLSAVWDRMRVAWWRWTSS, encoded by the exons ATGGATCCCATGTCTGGTTCAACAGTTAAAGCAGAGGGCTTTGTGGTCGCTCACCCCTATGCTGGCTCACCACCCCAGGGATGCCCCATGCAAAAGGAGACCAAACCAA GTGCACCATTACCACCACCAGAGTGTCCCATGCACAAGGCATCTACCCCGGCCCAGGTTGAGAGCACGGCCCCCCCTTCAGCCCCAGCTTCAGACCAGGCAGGGCCAACACATCAGGATCGGGCATACGAGTTTGTGGAGTGCCCCATGAAAGCAGCCAACAGAGAGAAATTTGTGTCTGACATCGATATAGCAAACATG ATGCCGCCACCCAATCAGCAGCCTGCCCCAGGTCAGCCGTTTGATCTGTCAGTGAACAGAGAGGAGTCCCAGATCCCCCGGGGTGGTACAGATCAGAACTGGGTCTACCCCTCGGAACAGATGTTCTGGAATGCCATGCTGAGGAAAGG ATGGCACTGGAAGGATGAAGATCTTGGTCAAAAAGACATGACAAACATCATCAAGATTCACAACCAGAACAATGACCAGGCATGGCAGGAGATTCTCAAATGGGAACAATTCCATAAGAA GGAATGTCCATGCGGACCCTCCCTGTTACGGTTTGGAGGCAAAGCAAAAGAATTCACTCCTAGAGCCAGATTTCGCCACTGGATGGG GTATGGCTTACCGTTTGACAGGCACGACTGGATCGTAGACCGCTGTGGAAAGGAGGTGCGCTATGTGATTGACTATTACGACGGCGGTGAGATAAATAAGCAGAACTTTACCATCCTGGACGTGCGTCCTGCCTTTGACTCCCTCAGCGCCGTGTGGGACCGTATGAGAGTGGCCTGGTGGCGCTGGACCTCCTCTTAA
- the LOC135558582 gene encoding TLC domain-containing protein 4-B-like, which translates to MASFSPLVLSIAATSFVTFQCLFHFVSPCISARFCPGYRRLSPKHTVEWNSRTVSTFHALIVGLFCLYILLFDDAVNEDPVWGDPSLVKINVAITCGYLLSDMLLICYYWRAIGDKFFVIHHLAALYAYYYVLSIGMLPYFANFRLVAELSTPCVNQRWFFEVLGYPKKSLPNMVNGIAMTLSFFLVRIAVMPMYYSRMYAVYGTEPFYRVTFGGRCAWMGPSFCLDIMNVMWMHKMARGCISVLRSPGKVKVEKLQNGKVH; encoded by the exons ATGGCGAGCTTCTCTCCGCTGGTCCTGTCCATCGCTGCCACCAGCTTTGTGACGTTCCAGTGTCTGTTCCATTTTGTCAGTCCCTGTATCTCTGCTCGGTTCTGTCCTGGGTACCGCCGTCTCAGCCCTAAACACACCGTAGAGTGGAACTCCAG AACTGTGTCTACATTTCACGCCTTGATAGTGGGCCTTTTTTGTCTCTACATATTACTATTTGATGATGCCGTCAATGAAGACCCAGTCTG GGGAGATCCGTCACTGGTGAAAATAAATGTGGCCATAACCTGTGGCTACCTCCTATCAG ATATGCTGCTCATATGTTACTATTGGCGGGCGATAGGGGACAAGTTTTTTGTAATCCACCACCTGGCAGCACTGTATGCTTACTACTATGTACTG aGCATAGGAATGTTGCCTTATTTTGCTAACTTCCGTCTGGTCGCAGAGCTTTCCACTCCTTGTGTGAACCAGCG CTGGTTCTTTGAAGTGCTTGGTTACCCAAAGAAATCATTACCAAATATGGTCAACGGAATTGCCATGACGCTATCCTTCTTCCTGGTGAGGATAGCGGTCATGCCGATGTATTACAGCCGGATGTACGCCGTGTACGGGACAGAACCTTTCTACCGGGTGACTTTTGGTGGCCGTTGTGCATGGATGGGCCCCAGTTTCTGTCTAGACATTATGAACGTCATGTGGATGCATAAAATGGCCCGCGGCTGCATTAGTGTCCTGCGCTCTCCCGGAAAGGTAAAAGTGGAAAAGCTACAGAATGGGAAAGTGCACTGA